CCATATTAATTTCCATTGTAATACATGGGAAAAACATTTGTTTGAcaacattattaatttaatttaatttaatttaatttaatttaatttaatttaatttaatttaatttaatttaatttaatttaatttaatttaatttaatttaatttaatttacaacatTATGCCAAAAATGCTGTCGATTGAGTTTGTACTGCACCAGGAATATTGCTTTAAGAATCAACTTTGGGTTTGCCCAAATCTCTCATTGGCAAATCTTTCTCCATCAGATCAATTTCTACTGTGGCATTTTCATGCTTTGCTGCATCAGTGTTGACCGCTACCTGTCCATCGTCCACGCAGTGCAGATGTATTCTCGTAGAAAGCCAATAGTGACTCACTGTTGCTGCCTGATGGTCTGGCTCTTCTGCCTTCTGCTCTCCATTCCTGACTGGATATTTCTCAAGGACTACAAGGACTTCAGACGTCAGGAAAAGACAGAATGTGCTACATTTTATCCGTCTGATTCTTGGCATCTGGCCACTCGTCTGCTCTATATGTTGGGGTTCATTCTTCCAGCACTTATAATGATGTTCTGTTATTCTTGCATCCTGCTGCGGCTGCGCCGTGGCTCCCAGTGCAAGCAGAAGAAGGGGGCCATCCGTGTCATCGTGGCTCTGGTAGTAGCCTTCTTCATCCACTGGACGCCTTACAACATCACCCTCATTGTTGACACCATACAATCCATCGAGGTCATCGATCCCAGTAACCAAACATCCTGTGGGACCCTCACATCGTTGGATGTAGCTCTCACAGCTACTACTACATTGGGCTACTTACACTGCTGTGTCCATCCAGTGATTTTTTATGTGGGTCTGATGTCACGGAAGAGCTTTCTGTGGTCAGAGTCCGTGGACAACTCACACACGTCTGGTTTCTGAAATATCGTATGCCATCAAACTAATATATGTACAATCAGTcagaatgttatttttttctgcaaactTTAATATCTATATCAGTATAAAGAGCACTTTGGTTGTAATTATAGAATCATGACAGTGATTTTACGTATGCAGACTACACAACAGACATGAATATATAATAGAACTCTTGTTTAATCTTGCTTTCAGAAATTTCTCTTTGTGTTAGCAACTGTATATTCTCAACTGCGCTACATTTTTATGCATATCTGATGCATTACAGCACACATATTTTAGAGAGGTaacaaattacagattttttaaaatattttgtcaaaatgGATCACTTGCTGTTGCTTGGCAGAATTGTTCAATGGATTGTGAGCATCTTAAAAtcatgtaaattatgtaaattatgaaaattatattattattgaacAGTATTCAAATTTGATGTATAAAAAACCTCCCTGCATCATTTTCAGTGTACTAACATAAAACACCCGATTCAGAAACTTAattcccccattagcttcagacgtaaatacacactcatattagcaacgttaatgctcacataaagcaTGCAACGTTAACATAACGACACGCTAATAATGTATGGtctagcgataacgtttgcagatctcatgtcaacaatcatgacacgcaatacgagtgtatgtattgttttccattacagtttaaatgctcggttttatcattttaatagtcttacctgaaaatattaagcaggaaatttCGCAACGTTGCCGCattcgtccagtagacttccgattaccggtgagcaggaattctgggactggatctggagtcttctcttgtatatttgtgggtgatcaaccatttggatggatgatcactgccttctgagcctactagtaggcac
The nucleotide sequence above comes from Carassius gibelio isolate Cgi1373 ecotype wild population from Czech Republic chromosome B16, carGib1.2-hapl.c, whole genome shotgun sequence. Encoded proteins:
- the LOC127975174 gene encoding C-X-C chemokine receptor type 3-like, producing MEMKDLDPFSDYNDSHSENDNESCCDGPICDQETSMYFDSIFIPVLYSLALVVGLVGNGLVLVVLWKKRLSMNVSEIFILHLSIANILLLLTLPFWAVHAAYDWIFGTVLCKMTGALFKINFYCGIFMLCCISVDRYLSIVHAVQMYSRRKPIVTHCCCLMVWLFCLLLSIPDWIFLKDYKDFRRQEKTECATFYPSDSWHLATRLLYMLGFILPALIMMFCYSCILLRLRRGSQCKQKKGAIRVIVALVVAFFIHWTPYNITLIVDTIQSIEVIDPSNQTSCGTLTSLDVALTATTTLGYLHCCVHPVIFYVGLMSRKSFLWSESVDNSHTSGF